The Rhinolophus ferrumequinum isolate MPI-CBG mRhiFer1 chromosome 6, mRhiFer1_v1.p, whole genome shotgun sequence genome has a window encoding:
- the LOC117023970 gene encoding LOW QUALITY PROTEIN: leucine zipper transcription factor-like protein 1 (The sequence of the model RefSeq protein was modified relative to this genomic sequence to represent the inferred CDS: inserted 2 bases in 2 codons) has protein sequence MAELGLSEQHQNEVINYMCFACSKRGLRPRTVDSCFQDLKESRLVEESFTTDDVSKVLNRLQAXVHSQLEAEPINTACTNLLLRQLFSQAERWHLKLQTHFSELKTELLEQVAEFETSGFTSSNKKPTIDIIKPELAPLNEDGTAELLHEEILRLHEENETLKSRLKTTEIQATNALDEKTKLERALQDLQLDQGNQKDFINAQDLSDLENTVAALKSEFQKTLNDKTENQKSLEESLSTSEHHLRRVQXQLSMAERESEKKCQQTTAYGNMEEILTKKKDQIKDRRERSAKYKPKD, from the exons atggcagagctgggcctaAGTGAGCAACATCAAAATGAAGTTATTAATTATATGTGTTTTGCTTGTTCAAAAAGAGGTTTGAGACCCAGGACTGTAGATTCCTGCTTCCAAGACCTCAAGGAGAGCAGGCTGGTGGAGGAGAGCTTCACCACAGATGACGTCTCTAAAGTCCTGAACAGGTTACAGG GTGTGCACAGCCAGCTGGAGGCTGAGCCCATCAACACGGCCTGCACCAACCTGTTACTGCGGCAGCTTTTCTCACAAGCTGAGCGCTGGCACCTCAAGCTACAAACACATTTCTCTGAACTGAAAACAGAATTATTAGAACAAGTTGCAGAATTTGAAACATCAGGATTTACATCTTCAAATAAAAAGCCCACCATAGATATCATAAAGCCAGAACTTGCTCCACTTAACGAAGATGGAACAGCAGAACTCCTACACGAGGAAATTTTAAGACTCCACGAAGAGAACGAGACATTGAAGTCAAGGCTGAAGACCACTGAAATACAGGCTACAAATGCACTGGATGAGAAGACAAAACTAGAAAGAGCACTGCAGGATTTACAGCTGGATCAAGGAAATCAAAAGGATTTTATAAACGCCCAAGATTTGAGTGACTTGGAAAACACAGTTGCTGCTTTAAAGAGTGAGTTTCAGAAGACTCTTAACGACAAGACAGAAAACCAGAAGTCCCTGGAGGAGAGTTTGTCAACATCCGAGCACCACCTACGCAGGGTTC GGCAGCTGAGCATGGCTGAAAGGGAATCAGAGAAGAAATGCCAACAAACAACAGCTTATGGAAACATGGAAGAGATTCTTACCAAGAAGAAGGACCAAATCAAAGACCGGAGGGAAAGATCAGCAAAATACAAACCCAAAGattaa